Proteins co-encoded in one Candidatus Nezhaarchaeota archaeon genomic window:
- a CDS encoding MoaD/ThiS family protein: MKVRVELYASLREKTGVKELECELPQGSTLADLLELLKERVGMVNAEAEGLMILIDGRPAEGLGGLKALLREGCSVSIFPPIAGG; encoded by the coding sequence ATGAAGGTCAGAGTGGAGCTCTATGCTAGCTTACGCGAGAAGACTGGGGTAAAGGAGTTAGAGTGCGAGCTACCTCAAGGCTCCACGCTGGCTGATCTACTAGAGCTCTTGAAAGAGAGGGTGGGCATGGTAAACGCTGAGGCTGAGGGGCTGATGATACTGATAGACGGCAGGCCCGCTGAGGGGCTAGGAGGCCTTAAGGCTCTACTTAGGGAGGGGTGCTCAGTATCCATATTCCCGCCCATTGCCGGGGGCTAG